GAAGTAACAATTCAGACCGCCAGGAACTGGGTGACCAGGTACTTCGTGGCGACGGCGGTGAGTGCGCCGATCCACGACAGCAGGACGAAGTGCATGTAGGTGTTGGCCTTGTGGCCGCCGTCGGTCGTCCGGATCATCAGAGCGGAGAGCATCGCGCCGAACATGATGATGACGACCAGCAGGAACTCGATGAGGGGGATGTCGTAGACCTCGGTGTGGATCAGCGAGCCGGCGTCGAAACCGGGGTTGTTGCTCGTGTTGAGGTCCAGCGACAGCGACGAGAGGATGTTGACGACCTGAAGGCCGATGAAGAAGGCGAAGGTGGAGGCGGCGGTGATGCCGTACAGGAGGCCGATCAGCGTCGTGGTGGCCTGGTTGCGCTGCTGGCGCAGCTGTAGCACCTCGTTCATGTTCTCGGCGACCAGCTCGCCGAGTTGCTTCGGCGACCCCCCCATCTCGCGGCCGACCAGGTACATCTCGGAGAAGGTCTGGATGAGGTACGAGCGGCAGTCGGCCGTGAAGTAGTGCCAGGCCTCCGCCGGCTCGATGCGCATGTTCAGCCGCTTGTAGAGGTCGTCGATGTTCGGGGTCAGCGGCCCGAAGTCCTTCTTCCGGAGGGTGCGCAACACCATGGAGGTGGTCGACTGCTTCGCGCCCTCGGTAGCGCCGAGGGCGCGGATGAAGCTGGGGAACTCCTCGTCGCGGGCCTTGATCAGTTTCTCCTGCCGGCGGAGGACGATGCCGGGGAGCAGCAGTGGCGTGATCGGCGTCGCGGCGTAGAACGCCAGCGGGACGCCGTCGAGGAAGAAGTAGACGTCGTTCAGCGTCACGGGCGAGAGGCCGAGCATCCCCCCGAAGGAGACGAACAGGAGCAGGCCGGCGAGGCCGACGCCGACGTAGGTGGCGCGGTCGACGCGCCGCTCGACGTCGGAGGGGTACTCCTCCGGGTGGAACCAGACGGGGTCGTACGGCGCCATCGACCGGATGGCCAGGTAGAACCCCGACTGGACGAAGACGTACATGACGATGACCGCGCTGACGGTCATGGTAGGGTCGGTCCCGGTCAGGACGGGCAGGACCGTCGCGAACACCAGCGCGAACGTCATCGAGAGGATCATCGACAGGTAGAGGTCCTTCATGACCTCCAGGTTGT
This genomic interval from Halomicrobium urmianum contains the following:
- the flaJ gene encoding archaellar assembly protein FlaJ; translation: MASNDAENRLNLTASEFVESLVEAYQRMHIPLERYVLFILLPSGAFFVLSIAAVVVLDLPTAVTVPVPMLGLLALLAAVFYPKILVSQRRQQLNDRFHLLVTHMTVLATTKIDRMEVFRTLAEEEEYGELANEMRRIVELVDTWNQSLDDACRRRAKAVPSDAVSDFLDRLAYTLGAGQSLEDYLVSEQQQIIQNYKTVYQGTLDNLEVMKDLYLSMILSMTFALVFATVLPVLTGTDPTMTVSAVIVMYVFVQSGFYLAIRSMAPYDPVWFHPEEYPSDVERRVDRATYVGVGLAGLLLFVSFGGMLGLSPVTLNDVYFFLDGVPLAFYAATPITPLLLPGIVLRRQEKLIKARDEEFPSFIRALGATEGAKQSTTSMVLRTLRKKDFGPLTPNIDDLYKRLNMRIEPAEAWHYFTADCRSYLIQTFSEMYLVGREMGGSPKQLGELVAENMNEVLQLRQQRNQATTTLIGLLYGITAASTFAFFIGLQVVNILSSLSLDLNTSNNPGFDAGSLIHTEVYDIPLIEFLLVVIIMFGAMLSALMIRTTDGGHKANTYMHFVLLSWIGALTAVATKYLVTQFLAV